A window of the Streptomyces sp. NBC_00454 genome harbors these coding sequences:
- a CDS encoding ABC transporter ATP-binding protein codes for MDNTSSVPSPRDGDPQTPLLEVRDLHVEFHTRDGVAKAVNGVNYSVSAGETLAVLGESGSGKSVTAQAIMGILDMPPGKIPQGEILFRGQDMLKMSFEERRKLRGQKIAMIFQDALSSLNPVLTVGYQLGEMFRVHQGLSKKEARLKAIELMDKVKIPAAKERVDDYPHHFSGGMRQRIMIAMAIALEPDLIIADEPTTALDVTVQAQVMDLLAELQRELNMGLILITHDLGVVADVADKIAVMYAGRIVETAPVHEIYKRPAHPYTRGLLDSIPRLDQKGQELFAIKGLPPNLLNLPSGCSFNPRCTAAQDICRSEIPVLQPVSEQDGTELVGRHSACHFWKEQIHG; via the coding sequence ATGGACAACACCTCCAGCGTTCCCTCCCCGCGTGACGGGGACCCCCAGACGCCCCTGCTCGAAGTGCGCGACCTGCACGTCGAGTTCCACACCCGCGACGGTGTGGCCAAGGCAGTCAACGGCGTCAACTACAGCGTGAGCGCCGGCGAGACCCTCGCCGTCCTCGGCGAGTCCGGCTCCGGCAAGTCCGTGACGGCCCAGGCCATCATGGGCATCCTCGACATGCCCCCCGGCAAGATCCCGCAGGGCGAGATCCTCTTCCGCGGCCAGGACATGCTGAAGATGAGCTTCGAGGAGCGGCGCAAGCTGCGCGGCCAGAAGATCGCCATGATCTTCCAGGACGCGCTGTCCTCGCTGAACCCGGTGCTCACCGTCGGCTACCAGCTGGGCGAGATGTTCCGCGTCCACCAGGGCCTGTCGAAGAAGGAAGCCCGCCTCAAGGCCATCGAGCTGATGGACAAGGTCAAGATCCCGGCGGCGAAGGAGCGTGTGGACGACTACCCGCACCACTTCTCCGGCGGTATGCGCCAGCGCATCATGATCGCCATGGCGATCGCGCTGGAGCCCGACCTGATCATCGCGGACGAGCCGACCACGGCCCTGGACGTCACCGTCCAGGCCCAGGTCATGGACCTCCTCGCGGAGCTCCAGCGCGAGCTCAACATGGGCCTCATCCTCATCACCCACGACCTCGGCGTCGTCGCCGACGTCGCGGACAAGATCGCCGTCATGTACGCCGGCCGGATCGTCGAGACCGCACCGGTCCACGAGATCTACAAGCGCCCGGCACACCCGTACACCCGCGGTCTGCTCGACTCGATCCCGCGTCTGGACCAGAAGGGCCAGGAGCTCTTCGCGATCAAGGGCCTGCCGCCGAACCTGCTGAACCTGCCCTCAGGCTGCTCGTTCAACCCGCGCTGCACCGCCGCGCAGGACATCTGCCGGTCGGAGATCCCCGTGCTCCAGCCCGTCAGCGAGCAGGACGGCACCGAACTGGTCGGCCGTCACAGCGCGTGCCACTTCTGGAAGGAGCAGATCCATGGCTGA
- a CDS encoding ABC transporter ATP-binding protein — protein sequence MAELTKNAPERGEPILQVRNLVKHFPLTQGILFKKQVGAVRAVDGISFDLYQGETLGIVGESGCGKSTVAKLLMNLERATAGEVFYKGQDITKLSGRALKAVRRNIQMVFQDPYTSLNPRMTVGDIIGETYEIHPEVAPKGDRRRKVQELLDVVGLNPEYINRYPHQFSGGQRQRIGIARGLALNPEIIICDEPVSALDVSVQAQVINLMEKLQEEFNLSYIFIAHDLSIVRHISDRVGVMYLGKMAEIGTDAQIYEHPTHPYTQALLSAVPVPDPEAREGRERILLTGDVPSPANPPSGCRFRTRCWKAEEKCSTEEPLLAIPERFQGSKSLAAHESACHFAEEKAVLAV from the coding sequence ATGGCTGAGCTCACCAAGAACGCCCCCGAGCGCGGCGAGCCGATCCTCCAGGTCCGCAACCTGGTCAAGCACTTCCCGCTGACCCAGGGCATCCTGTTCAAGAAGCAGGTCGGCGCGGTCCGCGCGGTCGACGGGATCTCCTTCGACCTGTACCAGGGCGAGACCCTCGGCATCGTCGGCGAGTCCGGCTGTGGCAAGTCCACCGTCGCCAAGCTCCTGATGAACCTGGAGCGCGCCACCGCCGGCGAGGTCTTCTACAAGGGCCAGGACATCACCAAGCTGTCCGGCCGCGCCCTGAAGGCCGTGCGCCGCAACATCCAGATGGTGTTCCAGGACCCGTACACCTCGCTCAACCCGCGCATGACGGTCGGCGACATCATCGGGGAGACCTACGAGATCCACCCCGAGGTGGCTCCCAAGGGCGACCGGCGCCGCAAGGTCCAGGAGCTCCTGGACGTCGTGGGCCTCAACCCGGAGTACATCAACCGGTACCCGCACCAGTTCTCCGGCGGTCAGCGCCAGCGCATCGGCATCGCCCGAGGCCTCGCGCTCAACCCGGAGATCATCATCTGCGACGAGCCGGTCTCCGCGCTCGACGTGTCGGTGCAGGCCCAGGTCATCAACCTGATGGAGAAGCTGCAGGAGGAGTTCAACCTCTCCTACATCTTCATCGCGCACGACCTGTCGATCGTCCGGCACATCTCGGACCGGGTCGGCGTCATGTACCTCGGCAAGATGGCCGAGATCGGCACCGACGCGCAGATCTACGAGCACCCGACCCACCCGTACACCCAGGCGCTGCTCTCCGCGGTGCCGGTGCCGGACCCGGAGGCCCGCGAGGGCCGCGAGCGGATCCTCCTCACCGGAGACGTCCCCTCCCCGGCCAACCCGCCGTCGGGCTGCCGCTTCCGCACCCGCTGCTGGAAGGCCGAGGAGAAGTGCTCCACGGAGGAGCCGCTCCTGGCGATCCCGGAGCGCTTCCAGGGCTCCAAGTCGCTGGCCGCGCACGAGTCGGCCTGCCACTTCGCCGAGGAGAAGGCCGTTCTGGCCGTCTGA
- a CDS encoding GNAT family N-acetyltransferase, with amino-acid sequence MTDMLTVRPAGPGDAEDICGLLNAVDVIEIGRPETDLAAVEADLHHPDVDLARDSWLAFEGGRLIAYALVWADSGPGRIDSDHYVLPGRREVSRRLLELVEVRARELAAGAPGGSLRLQLNVEPTLDTTLLPARGYRTVRRYQVMTRALDPAADRPPAAPAGLTLRPCDGDGAERRRAHALIEETFAQHFGHVERPYEPWLDHIDGRGLDWSLVWIAALPGRGDVGVLLTRDDRTSMGWLSHLGVRADVRGRGVGGFLLRHGFAAYAARGRTTVGLGVDTGNETGALALYEAHGMGVHYAVDTWQLEL; translated from the coding sequence ATGACCGACATGCTGACCGTACGGCCCGCCGGGCCCGGAGACGCCGAGGACATCTGCGGGCTCCTCAACGCCGTCGACGTGATCGAGATCGGCCGCCCCGAGACGGATCTCGCGGCCGTCGAGGCCGATCTGCACCACCCCGACGTGGACCTGGCCAGGGATTCCTGGCTGGCCTTCGAGGGCGGCCGCCTCATCGCCTACGCCCTGGTCTGGGCCGACTCCGGGCCCGGCCGGATCGACTCCGACCACTACGTCCTGCCGGGACGCCGGGAGGTCTCCCGCCGGCTGCTGGAGCTGGTGGAGGTCCGGGCCCGGGAACTGGCCGCCGGAGCCCCGGGCGGCTCCCTGCGGCTCCAGCTCAACGTGGAGCCCACCCTGGACACCACCCTGCTCCCGGCCCGCGGCTACCGCACGGTCCGCCGCTACCAGGTGATGACCCGCGCCCTGGACCCCGCCGCCGACCGGCCCCCGGCGGCCCCCGCCGGGCTCACCCTGCGCCCCTGCGACGGGGACGGGGCCGAGCGCCGCCGGGCCCACGCCCTGATCGAGGAGACCTTCGCCCAGCACTTCGGCCACGTGGAGCGCCCGTACGAGCCCTGGCTGGACCACATCGACGGCCGCGGCCTGGACTGGTCGCTGGTGTGGATCGCGGCCCTGCCCGGCCGGGGCGACGTGGGCGTCCTGCTGACCCGGGACGACCGCACCAGCATGGGCTGGCTCAGCCACCTCGGCGTACGGGCGGACGTGCGCGGCCGGGGCGTCGGCGGCTTCCTGCTCCGCCACGGCTTCGCCGCCTACGCCGCGCGCGGCCGCACCACGGTCGGCCTCGGCGTGGACACGGGCAACGAGACCGGGGCGCTCGCGCTGTACGAGGCGCACGGCATGGGGGTGCACTACGCCGTGGACACCTGGCAGCTGGAGCTGTGA
- a CDS encoding ABC transporter substrate-binding protein translates to MRGATHAKWAACAAAVALAATACGGGSDSGGGGGAAGIISSSWGDPQNPLEPTNTNEVQGGKVLDMLFRGLKRYDPKTGEAKNMVADKIETTDSQNFTITLKDGWKFSNDEPVTAQSFVDAWNYGADVTKKQNNSPFFSDIVGYADVHPATGDPKAKTMSGLVVKDAKTFTVALKEKFSTWPETLGYQAFSPLPKSFFTDHDGWLAKPVGNGPYTVDSYTKGTGMKLRKWEGYTGADKAVNGGVDLKVYTDNNTAYTDLISGNLDLVDDIPAQQLKNVKNDLGDRYINQPALIIQTLTFPLYDPQWSKEGMEKVRRGISMAINRDEITKQIFRETRTPAKDWTSPALGDKGGFSATACGEACSFDPAAAKKLIQEAGGLPGGKVSLTSNVDTGSHREWMDAVCNSINNALGEGPVCTVNPVGTFADFRNQQSSFKLTGPFRSGWQADYPLIQNFLEPLYYTGSSSNYGKFSNPDFDKLVDEANRESDPAKAITKFQDAEKVLAAQMPSIPLWYQNGSAGHSERISEVALNQFSVPVYDQIKVS, encoded by the coding sequence ATGCGCGGAGCCACCCACGCCAAGTGGGCCGCATGTGCGGCGGCCGTAGCCCTCGCGGCGACGGCTTGCGGCGGCGGAAGCGACAGCGGCGGAGGCGGTGGCGCGGCGGGCATCATCAGCTCCTCGTGGGGTGACCCGCAGAACCCGCTGGAGCCCACCAACACCAACGAGGTGCAGGGCGGCAAGGTCCTCGACATGCTCTTCCGGGGTCTCAAGCGGTACGACCCGAAGACCGGCGAGGCCAAGAACATGGTCGCCGACAAGATCGAGACGACCGACAGCCAGAACTTCACGATCACGCTGAAGGACGGCTGGAAGTTCAGCAACGACGAGCCCGTCACCGCCCAGTCCTTCGTGGACGCCTGGAACTACGGCGCGGACGTCACCAAGAAGCAGAACAACTCGCCGTTCTTCTCCGACATCGTCGGCTACGCGGACGTGCACCCGGCCACCGGCGACCCCAAGGCCAAGACCATGTCCGGCCTGGTGGTCAAGGACGCCAAGACCTTCACGGTCGCCCTCAAGGAGAAGTTCTCCACCTGGCCCGAGACCCTCGGCTACCAGGCGTTCTCCCCGCTGCCCAAGTCCTTCTTCACCGACCACGACGGCTGGCTGGCCAAGCCCGTCGGCAACGGCCCGTACACGGTGGACTCGTACACCAAGGGCACCGGCATGAAGCTGCGCAAGTGGGAGGGGTACACCGGCGCGGACAAGGCGGTCAACGGCGGTGTGGACCTGAAGGTCTACACCGACAACAACACCGCCTACACCGACCTGATCTCCGGCAACCTCGACCTGGTCGACGACATCCCGGCGCAGCAGCTCAAGAACGTCAAGAACGACCTCGGCGACCGCTACATCAACCAGCCGGCCCTCATCATCCAGACCCTCACCTTCCCGCTGTACGACCCGCAGTGGAGCAAGGAGGGCATGGAGAAGGTCCGCCGCGGCATCTCGATGGCGATCAACCGCGACGAGATCACCAAGCAGATCTTCCGGGAGACCCGCACCCCCGCCAAGGACTGGACCTCCCCGGCCCTCGGCGACAAGGGCGGCTTCTCCGCCACCGCCTGCGGCGAGGCCTGCTCCTTCGACCCGGCGGCGGCCAAGAAGCTCATCCAGGAGGCCGGCGGACTGCCCGGGGGCAAGGTCTCGCTGACCTCCAACGTGGACACCGGCTCGCACCGCGAGTGGATGGACGCCGTCTGCAACAGCATCAACAACGCCCTGGGCGAGGGTCCGGTCTGCACCGTCAACCCGGTCGGCACCTTCGCCGACTTCAGGAACCAGCAGAGCAGCTTCAAGCTGACCGGCCCCTTCCGCTCCGGCTGGCAGGCCGACTACCCGCTGATCCAGAACTTCCTGGAGCCGCTGTACTACACCGGTTCCTCTTCGAACTACGGCAAGTTCAGCAACCCGGACTTCGACAAGCTCGTCGACGAGGCCAACCGCGAGAGCGACCCGGCCAAGGCGATCACGAAGTTCCAGGACGCCGAGAAGGTCCTCGCCGCCCAGATGCCGTCGATCCCGCTCTGGTACCAGAACGGCAGCGCCGGCCACTCCGAGCGCATCTCCGAGGTGGCGCTCAACCAGTTCAGCGTCCCCGTCTACGACCAGATCAAGGTCAGCTGA
- a CDS encoding ABC transporter permease, translating to MGRYVIRRLLQMIPVFIGSTFLIFFMVYALGDPVAALFGDKAPDPATAARIRKDLYLDQPLWKQYLHYMGQIFQGDFGTAFNGQKVTELMATSFPVTLRLTIVAIAIEIVVGITLGVISGLKRGKSIDTSLLVLTLVVISVPTFVTGYLLQFVFGVKWGWVRPTVSPDAPFNELILPGIVLALVSLAYVTRLTRTSIAENVKADYVRTAVAKGLPRRRVVTRHLLRNSLIPVVTFIGTDIGALMGGAIVTERIFNIHGVGYQLYQGILRNNSPTVVGFVTILVIVFLLANLLVDLLYAVLDPRIRYA from the coding sequence ATGGGACGTTATGTGATCCGGCGACTGCTCCAGATGATCCCCGTGTTCATCGGTAGCACGTTCCTGATCTTCTTCATGGTGTACGCCCTCGGTGACCCCGTCGCCGCCCTCTTCGGCGACAAGGCCCCCGACCCCGCCACCGCCGCGCGCATCCGCAAGGACCTCTACCTCGACCAGCCCCTGTGGAAGCAGTACCTCCACTACATGGGGCAGATCTTCCAGGGCGACTTCGGCACGGCCTTCAACGGGCAGAAGGTCACCGAGCTGATGGCCACCTCCTTCCCGGTGACCCTGCGCCTGACCATCGTCGCGATCGCCATCGAGATCGTCGTGGGCATCACCCTCGGCGTGATCAGCGGCCTCAAGCGCGGCAAGTCCATCGACACCAGCCTGCTGGTGCTCACCCTCGTGGTGATCTCCGTACCGACCTTCGTGACCGGCTACCTCCTCCAGTTCGTCTTCGGCGTCAAATGGGGCTGGGTACGGCCCACCGTCTCCCCTGACGCGCCCTTCAACGAGCTGATCCTGCCCGGCATCGTCCTCGCGCTGGTCTCCCTCGCCTACGTCACCCGGCTGACCCGCACCTCCATCGCGGAGAACGTCAAGGCCGACTACGTCCGCACCGCCGTGGCCAAGGGCCTGCCCCGGCGCCGGGTCGTCACCCGCCACCTGCTGCGCAATTCGCTGATCCCCGTCGTCACCTTCATCGGCACCGACATCGGCGCCCTGATGGGCGGGGCCATCGTCACCGAGCGGATCTTCAACATCCACGGCGTCGGCTACCAGCTCTACCAGGGCATCCTGCGCAACAACTCCCCGACGGTGGTCGGCTTCGTGACGATCCTCGTCATCGTCTTTCTGCTGGCGAACCTGCTCGTCGACCTGCTCTACGCGGTCCTGGACCCGAGGATCCGTTATGCCTGA
- a CDS encoding ABC transporter permease, which yields MPEPERPAYDPLQPGPHEVIAPTGQGGAMDLALEEAESLEPGAGNPAGAGPAGPAEKARSLWSDAWHQLRRNPVFVVSTLLILFLVVIAIWPQLIASGDPLKCDLSKSQQGSSPGHPFGYDTQGCDVYTRTVYGARASITVGVCATLGAALLGSALGGLAGFFGGWGDALLSRVADIFFGIPVVLGGLVFLSVVTSTTVWPVVGFIVLLGWPQLARIARGSVITAKQNDYVQAARALGAGNGRMLLRHVAPNAIAPVIVVATIALGTYIALEATLSFLGVGLRPPTVSWGIDISNAASQIRNAPHMLLYPAGALSITVLAFIMLGDAVRDALDPKLR from the coding sequence ATGCCTGAGCCCGAGCGCCCCGCCTACGATCCGCTCCAGCCCGGACCCCACGAGGTCATCGCACCCACCGGACAGGGCGGAGCCATGGACCTCGCGCTGGAAGAGGCCGAGAGCCTGGAGCCGGGCGCAGGGAACCCCGCCGGCGCGGGCCCCGCGGGACCCGCCGAGAAGGCCCGGTCGCTCTGGTCCGACGCCTGGCACCAGCTGCGCCGCAACCCCGTCTTCGTCGTCTCCACCCTGCTCATCCTCTTCCTCGTCGTCATCGCGATCTGGCCCCAGCTCATCGCGAGCGGGGACCCGCTCAAGTGCGACCTGTCCAAATCGCAGCAGGGCTCCTCCCCGGGCCACCCCTTCGGCTACGACACCCAGGGCTGCGACGTGTACACCCGTACCGTCTACGGGGCCCGCGCCTCCATCACCGTGGGCGTCTGCGCCACCCTCGGCGCGGCCCTCCTGGGCTCCGCGCTCGGCGGGCTCGCCGGGTTCTTCGGCGGCTGGGGCGACGCACTGCTCTCCCGGGTCGCCGACATCTTCTTCGGGATCCCCGTGGTCCTCGGCGGCCTGGTCTTCCTGTCGGTGGTCACCAGCACCACCGTCTGGCCCGTCGTCGGCTTCATCGTGCTGCTCGGCTGGCCCCAACTGGCCCGCATCGCCCGCGGCTCGGTCATCACCGCCAAACAGAACGACTACGTCCAGGCGGCGCGGGCGCTCGGCGCCGGCAACGGCCGGATGCTGCTGCGGCACGTGGCGCCCAACGCCATCGCGCCCGTCATCGTCGTCGCCACCATCGCGCTCGGCACCTACATCGCCCTGGAAGCCACCCTGTCCTTCCTCGGCGTCGGCCTGCGCCCGCCGACCGTCTCCTGGGGCATCGACATCTCCAACGCCGCCTCGCAGATCCGCAACGCCCCGCACATGCTGCTCTACCCGGCCGGCGCGCTCAGCATCACCGTGCTCGCCTTCATCATGCTCGGCGACGCGGTGCGCGACGCCCTCGACCCCAAGCTGCGCTGA
- a CDS encoding ABC transporter ATP-binding protein, translating into MLLEVRDLHVEFKTRDGVAKAVNGVNYSVDEGETLAVLGESGSGKSVTAQAVMGILDMPPGRIAGGEILFKGKDLLKMKEEERRKVRGAEMAMIFQDALSSLNPVLSVGAQLGEMYEVHRGMSRKDARAKAVELMDRVKIPAARERVGDYPHQFSGGMRQRIMIAMAMALEPSLIIADEPTTALDVTVQAQVMDLLAELQRELNMGLILITHDLGVVADVADKIAVMYAGRIVESAPVHEIYAAPAHPYTRGLLDSIPRLDQKGQELYAIKGLPPNLLAIPPGCAFNPRCPMARAACRTDVPPLAEVGPDRASACFFWKECLGG; encoded by the coding sequence ATGCTGCTCGAAGTGCGCGACCTGCACGTGGAGTTCAAGACCCGCGACGGGGTCGCCAAGGCCGTCAACGGCGTCAACTACTCGGTGGACGAGGGGGAGACGCTCGCCGTGCTCGGCGAGTCCGGCTCGGGCAAGTCGGTCACCGCGCAGGCCGTGATGGGCATCCTCGACATGCCGCCGGGCCGCATCGCGGGCGGCGAGATCCTCTTCAAGGGCAAGGACCTGCTGAAGATGAAGGAGGAGGAGCGCAGGAAGGTCCGCGGCGCCGAGATGGCCATGATCTTCCAGGACGCGCTGTCCTCCCTGAACCCGGTGCTGAGCGTGGGCGCGCAGCTCGGCGAGATGTACGAGGTCCACCGCGGGATGTCCCGCAAGGACGCCCGGGCCAAGGCCGTCGAGCTGATGGACCGGGTGAAGATCCCGGCCGCGAGGGAACGGGTGGGGGACTACCCGCACCAGTTCTCCGGCGGCATGCGCCAGCGCATCATGATCGCCATGGCGATGGCCCTGGAACCCTCGCTGATCATCGCGGACGAGCCGACCACGGCCCTGGACGTCACCGTCCAGGCCCAGGTCATGGACCTCCTCGCGGAGCTCCAGCGCGAGCTCAACATGGGCCTGATCCTCATCACCCACGACCTCGGCGTCGTCGCCGACGTCGCGGACAAGATCGCCGTCATGTACGCCGGCCGGATCGTCGAGTCGGCCCCCGTCCACGAGATCTACGCCGCGCCCGCACACCCGTACACCCGCGGCCTGCTCGACTCCATCCCGCGCCTGGACCAGAAGGGCCAGGAGCTCTACGCGATCAAGGGCCTGCCGCCCAACCTGCTCGCCATCCCGCCCGGCTGCGCCTTCAACCCGCGCTGCCCGATGGCGCGGGCCGCCTGCCGCACCGACGTACCGCCGCTGGCCGAGGTCGGACCGGACCGCGCCAGCGCGTGCTTCTTCTGGAAGGAGTGCCTCGGTGGCTGA
- a CDS encoding ABC transporter ATP-binding protein, whose protein sequence is MAESILEVRDLVKHYPLTQGIVFRKQVGAVKAVDGVSFDLRAGETLGIVGESGCGKSTVAKMLVNLERPTSGAITYKGEDIAKLSGKALKAVRRNIQMVFQDPYTSLNPRMTVGDIIGEPYEIHPEVAPKGDRRRKVQDLLDVVGLNPEYINRYPHQFSGGQRQRIGIARGLALQPEIIVADEPVSALDVSVQAQVINLLERLQSEFSLSYVFIAHDLSIVRHISDRVGVMYLGRIVEIGTDTQIYDHPTHPYTQALLSAVPVPDPRARAHRDRIILSGDVPSPANPPSGCRFRTRCWKAEARCASEVPLLEIPSFLPGGPTAHPSACHFASEKRAVPPPGEEPPKAGPLTKD, encoded by the coding sequence GTGGCTGAGTCGATCCTCGAGGTGAGGGACCTGGTCAAGCACTACCCGCTGACCCAGGGCATCGTCTTCCGCAAGCAGGTGGGCGCGGTCAAGGCCGTCGACGGGGTCTCCTTCGACCTGCGGGCCGGCGAAACCCTGGGCATCGTGGGGGAGTCGGGCTGCGGGAAGTCGACCGTGGCCAAGATGCTGGTCAACCTGGAACGCCCCACGTCGGGCGCGATCACCTACAAGGGCGAGGACATCGCCAAGCTCTCCGGCAAGGCCCTCAAGGCCGTGCGCCGCAACATCCAGATGGTGTTCCAGGACCCGTACACCTCGCTCAACCCCCGGATGACGGTCGGCGACATCATCGGGGAGCCCTACGAGATCCACCCCGAGGTGGCCCCCAAGGGCGACCGGCGGCGCAAGGTCCAGGACCTGCTGGACGTGGTCGGTCTCAACCCCGAGTACATCAACCGCTATCCGCACCAGTTCTCCGGCGGCCAGCGCCAGCGCATCGGGATCGCCCGCGGCCTGGCGCTCCAGCCGGAGATCATCGTCGCGGACGAGCCGGTCTCCGCGCTCGACGTCTCCGTCCAGGCCCAGGTCATCAACCTGCTGGAGCGGCTGCAGAGCGAGTTCAGCCTCTCCTACGTGTTCATCGCGCACGACCTCTCGATCGTGCGCCACATCTCCGACCGGGTCGGCGTCATGTACCTGGGCCGGATCGTCGAGATCGGCACCGACACCCAGATCTACGACCACCCCACCCACCCGTACACCCAGGCCCTGCTCTCCGCCGTCCCGGTCCCGGACCCCAGGGCCCGCGCCCACCGCGACCGGATCATCCTCTCCGGCGACGTCCCCTCCCCGGCCAACCCGCCCTCGGGCTGCCGCTTCCGCACCCGCTGCTGGAAGGCCGAGGCGCGGTGCGCGAGCGAGGTCCCGCTCCTGGAGATCCCCTCCTTCCTTCCGGGCGGCCCGACGGCCCACCCCTCGGCCTGTCACTTCGCATCCGAAAAGCGGGCCGTTCCGCCGCCGGGGGAGGAACCGCCGAAGGCGGGACCCCTGACGAAGGACTGA
- the mshB gene encoding N-acetyl-1-D-myo-inositol-2-amino-2-deoxy-alpha-D-glucopyranoside deacetylase, whose product MNGLPARRLLLVHAHPDDESINNGVTMAKYAAEGAHVTLVTCTLGEEGEVIPPGLAHLAADRDDTLGTHRIGELAAAMRELGVSDHRFLGGPGRFRDSGMMGAEQNRRPGAFWSADLDEAAGYLVEVIRELRPQVLVTYDPDGGYGHPDHIQAHRVATRAAELAAEPAYRRDLGAPHTVEKLYWNRVPRSVVEEGFARLRAAGAKAPFPGLAEPDDVPGVVADERITAEIDADEALVAAKSAAMRAHATQIAVDGPFFALSNDLAQPLFTREYYELASGRPGAPAGERERDLFAGVRA is encoded by the coding sequence ATGAACGGTCTTCCCGCCCGTCGGCTCCTCCTCGTGCACGCGCACCCGGACGACGAGTCGATCAACAACGGCGTCACCATGGCCAAGTACGCGGCCGAGGGCGCCCACGTCACGCTGGTCACCTGCACGCTGGGCGAGGAGGGCGAGGTCATCCCGCCCGGTCTCGCCCATCTGGCGGCCGACCGCGACGACACCCTCGGCACCCACCGCATCGGCGAGCTCGCCGCCGCGATGCGTGAACTGGGCGTCTCCGACCACCGCTTCCTCGGCGGCCCCGGCCGCTTCCGGGACTCCGGGATGATGGGCGCCGAGCAGAACCGCCGGCCCGGCGCCTTCTGGTCCGCCGACCTGGACGAGGCCGCCGGGTACCTCGTGGAGGTGATCCGCGAGCTCCGCCCCCAGGTCCTCGTCACCTACGACCCGGACGGCGGCTACGGCCACCCCGACCACATCCAGGCCCACCGCGTCGCCACCCGCGCCGCCGAACTGGCCGCGGAGCCCGCGTACCGCCGGGACCTGGGCGCGCCGCACACGGTCGAGAAGCTCTACTGGAACCGCGTACCGCGCTCGGTCGTCGAGGAGGGCTTCGCCCGGCTGCGCGCGGCCGGAGCGAAGGCGCCCTTCCCCGGGCTGGCCGAACCGGACGACGTACCGGGCGTGGTGGCGGACGAGCGGATCACCGCCGAGATCGACGCCGACGAGGCGCTGGTGGCCGCGAAGTCCGCCGCGATGCGGGCCCACGCCACCCAGATCGCCGTGGACGGACCCTTCTTCGCGCTCTCGAACGACCTCGCGCAGCCGCTGTTCACCCGCGAGTACTACGAGCTGGCCTCGGGCCGTCCGGGCGCACCGGCGGGCGAGCGCGAGCGGGACCTCTTCGCGGGGGTGCGGGCATGA
- a CDS encoding DUF6113 family protein, translating into MTRTWTPGRIAALLGLLVAGALTGTAGWLVVDLWFPGGLLLALLALFGLFLGGRIALGTGIGVGAGAIGWFLAYVVLSAPRPEGDFLLSSSGIGMYVYLLGGVVLAVMCATISGPGDRVVSAARPAR; encoded by the coding sequence ATGACCCGTACGTGGACCCCCGGGCGGATCGCCGCCCTGCTGGGCCTGTTGGTGGCCGGAGCCCTGACCGGCACGGCCGGCTGGCTCGTGGTGGACCTGTGGTTCCCGGGCGGGCTGCTGCTGGCCCTGCTCGCCCTCTTCGGACTGTTCCTCGGCGGCCGGATCGCCCTCGGCACCGGCATCGGGGTGGGGGCGGGCGCGATCGGCTGGTTCCTCGCCTACGTGGTGCTCAGCGCCCCCAGGCCGGAAGGGGACTTCCTGCTCAGTTCGTCCGGAATCGGCATGTACGTCTACCTTTTGGGTGGCGTGGTGCTCGCTGTGATGTGCGCCACGATCAGCGGGCCGGGGGACCGAGTGGTTTCGGCCGCCAGGCCTGCCCGGTGA